Genomic DNA from Nitratidesulfovibrio vulgaris str. Hildenborough:
ATGTACCGCTGGATGTGCGGGCGGATATGCTGCTGGTGCATCGCTATGCGACGGCGCTGGTCGAGGAGATTCTGGCCCAGCGGGTGCTCGTGGCTGCCGAGAACGATGAACTTGGCGTCGAATTGCGAGACGTGCAGGCACGTGAGGTGCTGCGCGACGTCATCGAACTCTACCGTACCCACGAGGCATGCATCGACAAGCGCCTTGTCATGGAACCTTGTGGCGGGCACCTGCTCATTTCCACCGACAGGGTCCTGCTGGCGAGAGTGCTTGGCAATCTCGTGAAGAACGCGCTTGAAGCCTCGCCGCGTGGTGGTGTGGTGACGGCAGGTTGTGAAGCCACACCCTCCGGAGTGACGTTCCGGGTGCATAATGCCGGATTCATCTCCCCGGAAGTGCGGGCACAGATGTTCCAGCGCTCGTTCTCCACCAAGGGACAAGGACGTGGCCTTGGCATGTACGGTGTGCGCCTGCTCACGGGCAACTACCTTGGCGGACGGGTCGAGTGCCTGTCATCCCGTGACTCGGGTACGACACTGCTGGTGATTCTTCCCCGGTATCTGAAACACCGGCAGGACGGCAAGGAGAGGCCGGATGCCGATTGACGCGACCGGGTCGCAAGGACAGGGCAGACCGGGAGACGGAGACGACGCGCCGAATGCCGCATCGCCCGGTAT
This window encodes:
- a CDS encoding sensor histidine kinase, producing the protein MSACHETYCAPPERVTPDELQRQVALFRSIPLTELLDAVGEVVLVLNTCRQVVHANRNLLSLLGLQEAAHLFGQRPGEVLQCEHACEGPNGCGTAEGCRPCGALQSILAGIGGERVEGECRITRTLQGRLSACDFKVCATPMTREGDHFVILSMSDISHEKRRSALERIFFHDLLNMAGGLRSISGLLVEDVPLDVRADMLLVHRYATALVEEILAQRVLVAAENDELGVELRDVQAREVLRDVIELYRTHEACIDKRLVMEPCGGHLLISTDRVLLARVLGNLVKNALEASPRGGVVTAGCEATPSGVTFRVHNAGFISPEVRAQMFQRSFSTKGQGRGLGMYGVRLLTGNYLGGRVECLSSRDSGTTLLVILPRYLKHRQDGKERPDAD